The Acipenser ruthenus unplaced genomic scaffold, fAciRut3.2 maternal haplotype, whole genome shotgun sequence DNA window ACACTCTATATTTAGGACGTCCTGGCGTGACGTCGCCATCGCCTCTGGTTTTATTAAACCGCAAAAGTCAAGTCCAAAATGCAACGGGTAATAATTCTGCAAATAcggcccttcagatgcttttatgactcaacggtgacttttttttttacagcctgtGCTGTTAATTTGTTTGAAACTGTGTTAGCTCTGAGCAAACAGTGTAGATAACTAAACGACAGAGACAGTTTGTACATCCGTTACCGTACTTTGTTTTCATAATACGCGCTTTATAGCCCGGATGCTTTAGTTACGGCATATAGTCAGCGgctcagtttttttaaaaaacgctTTTAAACAAACGTTGTCTCTAAAATGCAATGTAGAGAAATAATTGTTGTGAGTAAACGAATTAAACTTGTATATGTCGGTGCAGTACAAGCTCGGTCTCTTGCATTGTGGGATAAGTCTGTATTACAAAATGCACCAACTGCCTGTTAAACCAGAATTCGCTGTCAGGACTTTTGGTAGGTTTTAAACCCAAGTAGGCTACAAACTGTGTTCGTCCTGCAAAGCTCTGGTACATATTTCATTTCAGTTTATGAAAATTAGTCCAGGACAGAAAGGGgcctccctccagtccagggctcccccctggagactgaactgctccctccctcccccccccaaaaaattctAAATTCCACAAACCCACCTGTTCAGAATCATCTGTTTTACAGATTAACCCCTCTATGACCCCCCCAGCTGCTTTTCACATGCACACACTAGCTGTCACCTgccactcccccccccctcccccccccaaaaaaaaacaaaaaaaacacctttgttgCTTATACTTTCTTCTGAGAGAGGAAAAGATAAGACGGACCTCTCTGGCTCTGTAGAACACGCAGAATTCCCAGCCTCTGCTCTGCGGACACAACactggttctttaaaaaaaaaaaaaaacaactttatttgtgaataaataaCAAACCAGGACTGGggggaacaaaaataaaatacaaattaaaaaaaagttgggAGTTTTGTGACAAAGCAAGTTTGAACCATCTGTAACTCGGAACTGTAATCCGATTACTcgtttcagtaacttgtaactgtgaTCAGATTACATTTTTCGGTCACCTTTTTAAACCAGGCAGtgttgcctgcctgcctgcctgcctggctgGCTGTTGGAGAGGATTGTACAGACAGCCCTGTGCTGGATTGGCTCCAGGGGCAGGCAGCGCAGGATTTTACCAGTCAGTACAAGTCTCGAGTGTACAATTAGCTCACACATACACCCGAACTGATCTCTCTTTGTGCTAGATCACGCCAGGACTGGTGCTGTCAGCCTGTGTCTGTGCCAATGCTGCTGCTATTGCTTTGTGTCGGTCATTACTTTGCATCACCTGAAAAAAAGGAGAACTTAAAACCTTAATTtatcacagtaaaagcataggaaagtgtagtaaagcacagtgaaagcatggtgaagcattgtaaagcacagagaggtctggtaaagcatagggaagcattgtaaagcacagagaggtctggtaaagcataggggagcattgtgaagcacagagagatatgataatacataggaaagcattgtaaagcacagagagatatgataaagcatattaaagaagaaaaaaaccatggtaaacgaacccttataaaagtttcccacagtaaaagacTGTGCTGAGTCCATGTGTGTAGACTGTAACGCTGGTGCAGTGACTGTGTCCCAGTGTATACATTGTATTTAGCATTGTATTTCCCTGtgtattgactctctctctctccctctctctcagttcCTGTGTCTCGTGATTCTCATCTGCTACGCTGCCTCTCACTATGGGGGTTACTCGGCCGTGGCGATCTGCGAACTGATCTTCGCCGTGGTCTTTCTCGTGGTCTTCACGCTGCGCCTCGACCAGCAGTTCAAAGTGATCAGCTGGGTCTGGAGTGTGAgtacagagtgagagagagaaacagggggagaggggggatgtGTGTGTGCGAGTCTGTGTGTGccattgtgtctcagtgtgcgtttgtgagtctgtgtgtgtgtcacggtGTGTGTGccattgtgtctcagtgtgcgtttgtgagtctgtgtgtgcatgtcaagGTGTGTGTGccattgtgtctcagtgtgcgtttGTGAGTCTGTGTGAGCGTGTCAAGGTGTGTGTGccattgtgtctcagtgtgcgtttGTGAGTCTGTGTGAGCGTGTCAAGATGTGTGTGccattgtgtctcagtgtgcgtttgtgagtctgtgtgagtgtgtcaagATGTGTGTGccattgtgtctcagtgtgctTTTGCTGGTATCTAACCAGTATAGTGTCaaactactgtctgtctgtctgtctgtctgtctttagtgttgatgaaactaaactcttttcagaatgtagtaaactaacacagacaccaagaagaagggattatagtGTAGAGTCAGACTGagcaggattgtggggctctgtctgcctatctgtctgtctgtctgcagctgtaatgaaactaaactcttttcagaatgtagtaaactaacacagacaccaagaagaagggattatagtGTAGACTCAGACTGagcaggattgtggggctctgtctgcctatctgtctgtctgtctgcagctgtaatgaaactaaactcttttcagaatgtagtaaactaacacagacaccaagaagaagggattatagtGTAGAGTCAGACTGAGCAGGGTTGTGCTGTGCTTTCTGTTGAATGTTGCTGTGAGAGTGCAATTAGAGGAAAGAGGAGGCGCCTCGTTAACACTCCGCTGAGCTAGTGAGGAAATTATCAACCATGGAACACACCATAGAACACTCGCAATTCTACattgagaaatatttttaaaaaaacttcataaattcaacggcaaacgtttccactagaagtctttctcagtgtcttcaatagaaacactaaaagaaacttcataaattcaatggcaaacgtttccactagaagtctttctcagtgtcttcaacagaaacactaaaagaaacttcataaattcaatggcaagcgtttccactagaagtctttctcagcgtcttcaatagaaacactaaaagaaacttcataaattcaacggcaaacgtttccactagaagtctttctcagcgtcttcaatagaaacactaaaagaaacttcataaattcaatggcaagcgtttccactagaagtctttctcagcgtcttcaatagaaacactgaaactAAAAAATTCAATTGCTGAttggttctgttttttttgtccCGCCCCCAGGATTTAATCCGCGCTGTGATTGGTGCTCTGCTCTTTCTCATCACCTCTCTGATCTCTGTGATTGGTGGAGGCGATGGAGCCAGAATAGCAGGAGGGGTGAGTCACAGATCTCCATTTCTCCTTCCCCCCTGATCCCTACTCCTCTTGCTCCTAAACCCTACTCCCCTGCTATCCCACACTTCCCTTTCCAAAGCTCCACTCCCACCCTAATCTCCTCCTCCCATTACCCTCTTGTACCCTCCCCACCTTCATCCACTTCCCCCAACCTCCCTTTCCCCTAAACTCAACTCTCCAAAACCCTCTCTCCTTTCACTCTCCCTCCTTCCCCTCTTCCCTGCCTTTCGCTCTCCCTTCTTCCCCttccacactgacacacagcagtcAGGACCCCCTTggaaatgagatgtatatctcactGGGCCTACCCTGtttaaataaattcatttaaaacatttgaatttgaaTCTCACCTCAGTTCagctgacctcccccctcctcctctctccctgcaggTGTTCGGTCTGCTCGCCGCA harbors:
- the LOC117401793 gene encoding proteolipid protein 2-like (The sequence of the model RefSeq protein was modified relative to this genomic sequence to represent the inferred CDS: added 96 bases not found in genome assembly) produces the protein MADETTGDSSSGVDKFKTYIRTRKGMILAVEIFLCLVILICYAASHYGGYSAVAICELIFAVVFLVVFTLRLDQQFKVISWVWSDLIRAVIGALLFLITSLISVIGGGDGARIAGGVFGLLAAVLFSYDSYISYLAIKTSKHTPTATDVNDDV